The genomic segment TTGAGGCAAGAACTAGCAAGGTAAGAagcatgtaatatatatatatatagagagagagagaaagactaGTAAAAATCATTGTGGACTGTTGTTATTCAATGCCACACACATGTAAGTACATAAAAACCTATTTTAGTGGTGTATTTTACAGTGAGAACATGAAAGCTTAACATACAATAGTGTTCAGATTGTACTATTGCACACAATTAAAAACCAATGAAAATTCCTGCGTAACATACCATTATGCTTATGAATCATTGTGTTACGCTGACTTTACCTTTATGCTACATTCCTTCCAggcatttacattttatttcaccAGATATCATGAATGGCATATCACATGTTCTCATACACATGCCTTAATATACCATGTGGACATTGCAGACTATTTCATTCCCATGCCATCTTTTTCTTGCTACCAGTACTAGGTCccagctttgaaaaaaatattcaaaacaataCAGATCAAATAGATAAAAgaccaccgcacaccttacgacctgACTTTTCTACAACACAGCTTTTGTCAGCTTGacagtcgcagaccggtcagagtcAAATCGCAAGGAAAATTGTAAAGAATTGACATGTTGAATCCTTACACATGGATCGCTAGCTCAATTTCCAGCCAATCGGACAGCAGAGTCGCACTAAAATACCGACGTATATATGATATGCAACGCACATACGCAGTACTATTAAAGCGTCATTATCTCTGTTGCAAtggcaaaaagcgcatgcgtgagtcgcagagtAACATAGTCGGATTGCAAAGTGTTTGGTGTTGAGGCTTATGAATACCTTGCGATTCATTTTCCTTCACTCAGTTGCAGACCAGTcgtagaccagtcgggtcgtaaagTGTGTGGTGGTCTAAGAAGTACAGTCTAATGTGAATACAGAGATAATGTATGTCTGGAAATCACTCAATAAAAGATAATTGTTCTGAAGTATTTTGGGcatttcaaaacatttatttttattcttagaTAAGTAATTTATAGCTTACATCTATCAATCTTGTTATGATCCTACTTCTCTTGCAAATATCAAAGCtgtgagttaaaaaaaaataaaacatttgatgtaatacatgtagaatTGACACTCGGCTGTTGAAAATGGAGAGGAAACATGGTGTCCCAAAGCGATGGACGACCAGTGATTCAATCTATGTAGAGTTCATCACAGAGGTCcataatgaagaaagaaagagactgCTAATTGAGACAAGACGCCAGGCCATGGACAAGATATACCTCGGAGAACTGATGAGGAAATATGGtcgtaagtttttttttattttgacccTAAAAACGATGGTAGTAGGCATCTTTTGAGATCAAATTTAAGATGCCCAGGTATGATTTTAAAATTGTGCAACATTGCATTAGTGCATGctccaaaatgtgattttgtatACAAGGTCAACATAAATTGAGATATTTCATCTTATTATtgaagatatgattatttttaccttcATCAGCTGAAATTAATTTATCTTAGGATagttatgcttcaaaaaggttctACTATAAATTtggttaaaaaacaaaaaaaacaaaaggtccaagaaccgaaatacataaggaattcataaaacattaaaataaatgagaaattgaTTGATAAGACTTGAAAGGATAGAAGTTGCTGAACGGCGCCATCAACAACTCTCCGCCAGAATGGTcacaaaaaatgtcaagatgGCTAGATTCAACCTTCCCCCAAGGTGTTTAAGGATTAGTACTGATTTTCATTCTGTACCTATGCAACCTTCTGACTAATTCAGCATTCCTACTGTTCCTTTTATTGTGAAGGTGGACAAGCAATTGCCAATAGGCTCAAACGACAAAGTTGGAAGGTGAATACCCAGATGAAAGAGAAACTGAAAAAATACAACCAGAAGTGGAATAAGCGAGGCTTCTCCTTGTCATTTGAGCAGGTAGCCCAACCAGACGATGCTATTTATAATCAGCACCTGCTTCCTGCCTGTGAGGTAGTAAATCAAAATCTTTAATTCCATGTTTCCTTAAAACTTCTTAATTTTAGGTATTACATCTACATATTGTCTACCTATCTAATCATTGGTCTGTTGAGGAGTGTCAGAACTTTGATGTCTATGcttcctcaattttttttcccaaataATGCAAACACAAGAATCCAATGGTCCCTTTGGATCAATTACTGTATGAGACATATTTTAATTTATGTTTCTGTTTTCAACACTTATTTACTTTTCTTATGTGATTGGTTATAAAGGAAATGTCATTCCAGTTATAGAAGTAATTTAAAAAAGTTCCTTTGATGCTATAGAAAAGGTCATTGTAAGGCTATATACTGTGTGCCGGAAGTTGACCTGCGTTTCAGAATTATGTGCAGAGAACCTCCTTTCAATGGTTTAAATTTCATTGTGTTGATGACCAGTATAGcctcattattatcaaatataagattttttattttttgtttgattgatCAGAAACCGGGAATTCCAACAGTCGTGTTTGAGAGAGCGGATTCTTTGCTGAAAAGAATACAGCGGAGTTATGAGGAGGTCAACCTGACAAAGCTGGAGATGAAGCATATGATCATGTGGCAAGACCAGCAAGAACAGCTCCTCCTAGACAGGATTGGAAACTTGTGTCTCACAGATAAATATGACATGGGTCTGTCAATAATCTTGTGGGGCAAGGTAAAGGAAATTAGAGAAAGGACATCTTCTTGCCGAGCACTGTTCAGTGATTATCTTTAacccgttttttttaatagaataaGGAAAATTGTTCCTTTAAATATTCTTCTTAAACTGCATAATATATTGACTATTGAAATATAGTATGGGGAGATTGTGCAaagacatcactcactcacttttttttgtattgtattttctaATTATTCTAATTTCCTCCTCggtgtcctgtgaaacaaagttttattcctccctgaacatgccgaattaccattgttttacattttatggttcagtcaagttggttcttattgtAACATcagtaaaaatttaaatattgtataattcaaaaaatgaaaagcaaaagaaaatggtGAGTAGGGGAAATCATTggctttctcatttgcatattgtaGCCGAACCGACTTTCTCTCCTGATGAGCTGGTTCGTTTCGGCTGCATTTTCGGACCCATGTCATATATATCTTTCAGACACAAGTTTCCGTCTTTTTCACTTCTGACTCTTTGCTCCTTCTCGGTAGCTTAGATTATATCTCATGGATTTCAACATCTCCGTCATTCTGTATCTCCATTATCTCAGTTATTCCAGTATTCAGTGTCTCCGTAATTTCAGTATTTTGGTATCTCAGTAATTTCAGTATCCTCACTCATCTCAGTATCCTCAGTAATCtcagtattttcagtatatCGTCAAATTCAGTATTTTCCGTATATCAGTAAAGTCAGTGTTTTCACTCCTTCTCTAGTCAGTACTTCTGCTTTTCCGACCATGTATACTTGTAGCACCATACAACAAAGCAGGAAGCAAAGCATTCAGTTATTATAACTTTACTGAAAAAATCATGCTCATCCTGTCGCAGCAGGTTCCAATAAAAATTAAACAGAGTTTCGTTCAGAAATCTCTTACTGCCAAGCTTATTGCTTGGCTCATAATCGAGCATGAAGCTCGATTATGGTCAACGATTGAGGAGGGAGATTGTCAGGCTATAAAATTTAATCTTTTAAAAACAGTTAGgatcataaaataaatatttttcaacaacAGCAATGGTAATTATCACTACTATTCATACGGGAACAGTGAAGAACAATCAAAGATAAATATCTAAAATAATCATACAGCTGTAAACATTGTTATTTCTCagtaaatagtgcttaaatacttttaaagaaaatacataaatgattaCAAACGATTACTAAATTTCCCTATGCAACTATATACATGGATTAAAAATTATTCTACGCTCTTCACTGTTACGAAACCATGCTGAACATTAAACAAACCTTTCATTTCATTACAATATCACTCGGTTTTGCATATAACTGCTCTGCCAAAAATATGATattctttgaaatgtcataactttcttattttacatccgatttagattAGATTTTCAGCGTTGTCCTTGTTtgcatttttctctattcattcaaagtATTGATTTTCTGGGGTGGAGTTGACCTTTAACAATTTTTGATAAGCCAcagattgaattttttttttattacttcaaAAAACATACTTCcaattttcatagaaaattgttttgtttgtattaaaaatttatgtaaatttgcAACCGGTCAAATTTTTTCGattgataaatgctatattgtaattttttaagaACCATAATTATGCCGGAACAAAGTTATGGAACAAAATGCCCCCAAAATTGACATATGCCCAACCTTGATtaaaacataaagaaatatatgCCTTTACACCTccctttttgttgggatgggtCTGGTcgtctttttgtttttctacaatatttctgaattgcgtgtgtgtgttttacattataattaggttattatatacatatagtgcAATAACCTTTGCGAATAAGCCTGATAGGCCTTTAGCCTCTTTCAATTCCCACCACTTTATGATTTCAAActgtaaatgtttcattttaatgtttaattgttGTCTAGGCTATATCTATCTgcatatgaatttgtttttcTAATGAGATATGGAATaactttgaatttgaatatgccAGGTATGTGATTTTTGtaattcatattcaaattctgaagtgattttttaaaagctTATCTATTTTTGAGGAAAAGGAGTGAAAGGCCGATGCCAGTATTTTGTATGTTATCAATATATTGGCAATGAAAGGACCAAATGTAAACGatcatttgaaagaaaaagtgAGATTATGAACACAAAGTTGTCTTTACTGCAAATAATGCAGAgttctttcattgttttatttttaaatttgtgTACAGGAAATACTGGGTGtatcagaaaaaaatagaaaaccaGACTCGTATATCTTTTGctggaaaaaatgaaatcattgacAACAATCAAATCTTATAGAACAGCATCAAATTAGCGACAGAATTATGTAATTATTAAGGATTTTCCTTTGGTTGAAAACTGTCCACTAGCGCCTTGGGCAGGTTCTCACAAGGTTCCCACGTTGCCGCTGACAGAGGAAACCCTCTCCATTGCACTTTATACCTGTTGCCATTTTTCTCCAGAAGTTTTTCAACGTAGTACATCTTTTCTGTTGAAGAAAAGATAGTCCTTGATCAGTCAATTATTTCTAAAATTAGCATCATTAATGTGACTGTGCTTTgcctcaaaataaaaaagaacagcATGGTAAAGGGTATATAGATATGTGTATCTAGCTTTTCCCAAGTCTGATATAAATTTGTAGTCATAAGAAATATATGTTGCATGATCTATCCTGCAGGAAACTGATGACCTGGGATGAAATGACTCGCTTTATGGATAATTTAATATTGCGATTTCAAACAGACCAGTAATGCTGATTCCATTGAATCAATTGTGACATAGTATTTTACTTTCAAACTCATTATTACattaccttttcttttcatttttgttctttttgatTTTTGCTTTTGCTGCAGAGTATCTGAAAGATAAATATAGAAGCAAATAAATATGTTAAAGAAACCATAGCAATACAGCACTTTTCTCATGCATCTGGCAGAACAAACTCCTTTTGAAATCTGTATCATATGTCCAAAAATATCATCTGAACtagataaaagaaataatttaaatgaaaacttttcaagtacatgtatgaaatatctCTTgttcgcattgccaatgggaaaaTCTCCATGGCATTCTTTCATTGAtatgtttatttaatttttataatttttctgGAATATACAATTCATGTAGTTCGAAAGATTTCTCCTTCAAATCAAGTCAAATAAGCTGCATTTCCTTTTAAATGTAAACCTGAGTTTACATACAAGGATAATGAGGTATACACTTTTTTTACAAGCACATGAAAGTAATGATATTATAATTGCCTTGCCGAACGTTGCTAGACTTGACAGGGATAACGGCATGGGTAACGGAATGAGTGACAACAGGGATATCTGGAGGATTGGTAGTGCATGGCAAATTATCTGGCCTGTTTGGTTGCGTGATGGACTTGAGAtctataaaatttcaaaaataacaaatacaaataaCTATTCAACTACTTTGAAATTATATGTACAACAATTGtctaaaaaataaatgcttCATAAATATGAAGTTGCTGCCAAGAAAGGAATTTTCAAAGTAACAAAATTCAGTTCAACCACAATATGTGAATGTACAAGGGGTGGAGATTAAAAGtttttataatataattcaTGAGTCTGACTTATCTATTCATTGCTTAGAAGCTTCAAAATTAGGACTATTGTTTCAATCACTGCATGATCTCAACCAAACAGCAGTTTCCCTCTACTGATTGTACCCTCTTtgcaatacatgtaaataatctCAAAACATGACATTTAATTGTAGACAATTCCATATGAGACGTTTCATTACTTGCAAGCTAGGCTACGATTTCATGAATTTACATCTTTTCGCAAAGGAGGCCcaggaatgaaatgaaaaaaagtgctTTTACAATATTGGAACTTAATACTGATATCTTCTAAAAGGTCCTATGTTCTCACTAATTAAACTTAGGCCTATTTATCTCGTTTTTTTACCAGCAAGTGGGGCATCATCACTGTCACTCTCATCTATGTCTGCTAGGGGGATTGCTTCTGGTGAAAGAGGGGTGGCTTCATTTGTGGCCTCTTGAGTGGCCTGACCTGtttaaaatggaaaaagaaatgattaataGCATTGTACAATTTACCATTCATCCCCAATTGTCTACTGAACATGGCATATCTGCATGTCCTTTCTTGATTCCTGCAACATTAagtttattttgttaataaagGAATTGGTACCCGTTTCCTACAGCAATGTAGTTCATGTACAATTCTAGAGTGTGAATGAGACAATTCATCAATGGGTGATCTACTtatcataattttgtattttccttaCATATTACCATTCACTATAAAGAACGAATGACTTTCTGAGATATGACAATAGTGTTTTAGATTTGGGATGGTAAATTCCATAAACTTAAGCATTTAAGTCTATTATGTATTTTAGGGTTTTGTCTTATTTGCCTTAGTCATATTCCAAACATGTAATACATTTTCTGAATGTtcagaaaacaaaaaagaaatgtcaaaatgtttTTATGACATGATGCAATTGCAGCAGCAAATTGGGGGAAAATAACTACACATAAAAATGGACCATAAGCCCTACATGTCCTGTATGTATTATGCATACAAAGTGTTATTTTCAGTTTTGAGGTTTATTTTTAACACTTTGTAATGTCATGACTTTTTATTACACATGTGTGACACTGTTTAAAATAgatctaattatttttttatgaaatcaattaatgctttttgttttactttgtggGTCATAATGAGCTTGGTGTAATAGCAGCAGACAAACTAAGCCACTCGGTAGAAAGCCTACAGTGAGTGTTGAAGTTAACGTTTGGGCTGTTCATACTGTTAAAAATTGGTGTACACAAAAGTCCTAGTTAATACAAAATTCAGAGTTAGGCGTAATTAAAATAACATAATTTGGCTGAAAATGTTACATTAGCCAAAAGATAGGGAAAACTGCTAAAATTTCAGGCTTAGTTTTTGGAAAATGGACACAGATGCATCATCAGCAAGTGAATGAATATGAATGTTTCAAGAGTTTATTAATATTCACAGCCTTTGTTCTATTGGGAATCCTCGTGGACTTTGTTCcttattcatctttttcatgaaCAAGAGTTGGGTTTTCACTTCCCTGATAAAAGTAGCTGTTTCTTAGAATTTGGTTTTAGTTAAAAGATTatactttttaaacaaataatttctATTCCTGTATGCAGATCTGGCAATTGAACACACTTGGAGTTGTACagttcacattttttttgtaaatttaagTTGAATTTGAGGCATTACCTTGAACTACATCCATTTCAATTTCCTTGGTggcttcctctacaacttgttttgctacagaaataaAAGGTAAATGAACATACAATTGTAATAAtatcaattataaaaataacaattaacaGGGGGAAAAATCAAAGGTCTAGTTCAGTTAAACTTATTAAACTAGGAATTTTGGTGTACAGTTTAATACAGAGATGATCATGAATATGAAAGAACATATCACTACTGTTTGTAAATCGGCATATAACATGGTCTGTAACATTTGTTGTATCCAAAAATATTTAGATATGGATGTTACAAAAGAGATTGTTCATGCATGCATCATTAGCAAATTGGATTACTGTAATAGTCTACTATATGGGATCCCTGActcaaatattgaaattggaGAGGGTGTAAAACACAGGTCTGCGCAAGGCTTATGTTTGTTTGTACGAAATACACACGCATCACACCAATACTAAAAACTTACATTGGTTGCCAATACGGCATAGAATATCATTAAAAGTCTTACTCATTGTCTACAAATTAAGCACTTCTTGGTCAAGCTCCTGGCTACATTATTGTACAGAATTAAGTATTAAGGTTTAAAACCAGTAACCATGGTTGCAATTTGCGCAGTTCATCGGATCCTCTGCTTTTACAGATTCCatccttcaaaacaaaagtaaCGCTAGGTGATCAAGCATTTGCTTGTGTAGCCGCCAAGCTCTGGAATAGCTTACCCTTGGAAGTTAGGAAAGCACCATCCGTAAACAACTTTAAATCAAAGCTCAAAACACATCTATATAATTAATAACAAGCATTTTAGGAGACCTATATGGAGCAGTAGAATATATACTTAATGGAatagttatttttattattatttgtttggcgtcacctgtgcctgagGGTAATGTATATACATTCATGTTGTCATTCCTTCAGAGATCAAATGACGTCTCTTGAGGGGATATTTTTTAGCTAAGCTGCATTTAGAAGACGAGTAACTTTGCAACAATTGAAGAAATTgaactttttacattttatatcataataaaaaatattagtcATATCATTGAGTGGGTTGAGAGAAAGTACGGGTGAAAATAAGtaacatttcataaaaataaaggacTTTAGATTGAGCTGTGGATACATTTATGTAAGGTGCAATATGGCAACAGAAATTGCCATATTtctagttatttttttattttcgatagTTTCGCTCGTGTCTTGTCACCGAACTTGCTCGATATCTGAATTATTGGATTAAGAAAttttcgtttttatttttaattggaaTATAGTGTTGTCAGCATTACTATGATTTTAGATGAATTTTCTTCCACTACTGTGTATCTGGAGACCTTGTCAGCGAATACTCAGAGTACTCCCAGTGCAAACCATCTTTGCCTTGTTTTGTTAAAAGCTGATGACCGAGATATACATTAGGTTTTCTATGGCCTTTTATCTCTGACTTTTTATACTTCTGGCTATTGTAAAATATACGTTTTACATATTGTAAAATATCAGTTttacattcccccccccccctctttattcgACATATCACATGTTTGGCATTTTTGCCTCGATCTGGTGATTCTATGACTTTAGATTATCTCATTACTTCAAACTGAGAAATTATGTAAAATGACGTACATACATGCATGAATCACATTCAACATTTGTTTAAATGATTACCTACCAGAAAATTTTATTGAAGACATATTATTCATCAATGACACCAGTGTCTTCTTATCGTACAGGCAAGTTCTTTTCAACTCGACCCCATGTGGCAACCCCTCTACAGAAAAAGTGTCCATCTTTGTATATGGCACTGTCCTTCTCTTGCATCCTGGAATTCCTTCAACTGGAGTGGACAACATGACGTGTACACATTTAGCAGTAAACATGAAGAAAATTCTATACTGAATGATTAATGCACAATGTATACAATCAAATCTGCATTCGTGTGGGGGGTATGTGCTGTGAAGATCCCAATTTCCTATAcaatgacctctgtgaccttgaCATTGATCCAAAATCAACTCAGATCGTTGTCACTCCAATATGCATTCATGCATCAAGTTTAATACCTCAAACAGTTTTTCAGTTATTGATCGCAAGAACAAGATGTTTTCAGACAATGacatgtgacctttgaccttgataccTAAAAAACTAATCAGATTATTGTCTATCCAATATGTCTATGATCCAAGTTCGAAATTGATAACAGTTGCCAGTATATATGACACATTGTCATGTGTATAATGATCTCTGAACCCTTTGACATTTGACAGTGATGCCTTTAGAACTAATCATATCATTATCCCTCCTAAATACAAATACGATTATGATGTCAATTGGGGTTCATCTGTAAGATGGTTATTGCAAGAAAGAAAATGCAATGGGAAAAAACAGATGGACAACCCCAAACCATATTCCTCCGGCAACCACCTACAGTGTATGTCTGCATGAAtaggaaaaaatattaaaaatgaataaaatctgGGCCCTGCTTTTTCTTCGTGATTATTTCACATAGGTTGGATATGAATATTGATACTTACCATACTTCTTGTTGAGCATGTTTGTAACCTTTGTGCGGAGGCTATCCCTGTCAAGACATTCTTGTTTTTCGTCTATGacagaaaaaattaaaacatgatAGAAATTTCTGGGTTGGTATTTTTAACAAAGTTGTATAAAGTAAAGAATAGAGGGACGGTGCCAATCTCTTccatgtcaaaattttgaatatctatatatacatatatgtactcTAGTGTAAACCCTCCCACTGGTACATGTTCCTGTAACTCTTTCATCAGTAACTCGTTGGTTTAATTTCTTTGGGATTTATTTCTTGGGTTCTAGCTGTATAAGCAAAGCTAAATTGATTTAAtacagaaaatacatgtacatgtaccttttgtcccactgaaaatttcatttagcATGAGGGTTCCCATCTGTTTTTGAGTTGTTGCTTGTATCTTCGATGAGTATCCTTCCAGAACCCTCTCACCGTCAGAGGCTATAATTGCACATGCATAGCCGAGTTCTTCAAAGTCCTTGATCTATAATCAGGGAGCCAAAGGAGGATGTCATATTCGAGTATTACATAATTATTGCATTcttaatatcaacaataataataacatcagaTTCACAAAggatagcca from the Lytechinus pictus isolate F3 Inbred chromosome 1, Lp3.0, whole genome shotgun sequence genome contains:
- the LOC129261228 gene encoding uncharacterized protein LOC129261228, translated to MEELQLELQQTNIWDQPSRSTIDNVSRSDPQTRELPALTPTDVEHDHDDHDDDDDDDGVERSSTTPNVKIDAAIAEELEAHFNNGLNNVSTTKNKREVLKLSKRTGVSASQIKRWIHNRKRKGKPRSNGSVTQCPRAYDAYLSTAFKGLSGEEKEKAMKQAPVQWKRLSKDKVVMAKYKKLAEQQAKEKMENLSDKQRANIAKKLMDKANKIIKDFEELGYACAIIASDGERVLEGYSSKIQATTQKQMGTLMLNEIFSGTKDEKQECLDRDSLRTKVTNMLNKKYVEGIPGCKRRTVPYTKMDTFSVEGLPHGVELKRTCLYDKKTLVSLMNNMSSIKFSAKQVVEEATKEIEMDVVQGQATQEATNEATPLSPEAIPLADIDESDSDDAPLADLKSITQPNRPDNLPCTTNPPDIPVVTHSVTHAVIPVKSSNVRQDTLQQKQKSKRTKMKRKEKMYYVEKLLEKNGNRYKVQWRGFPLSAATWEPCENLPKALVDSFQPKENP